From Pseudomonas hormoni:
CACCCGAGTGGCGCTGGTGTTCGTCGATCTCAACGGTTTCAAGGCCATCAACGACCATTACGGCCATGCCGCCGGTGACCGCGTCCTCGTCACCACCGCCACACGCCTGAAGAAAATCCTGCGTTCAACCGACACCGTCGCCCGCATCGGCGGCGACGAATTCGTGGTCATCCTCCAGGGCTTGCCTCAAGGGCTTGCCTCAAGGCAGCAGCCTGCAAGACGAAGCCCGCAGCATCTGCCAGAAAATCTTCGTCGAACTCTCACCCCCCGTGACCATCGGCACCGACCAACGCCACATCGGCACCAGCCTGGGCGTCGCCGTGTTCCCGGACCATGCGCCGAGCATGGACCGCTTGATTCATATTGCGGACCTGGCGATGTATGAGGCTAAACGCAGCGGGAATAATCAATATCGGTTGGGTGAGCAGACGTTGAGTCATAGTCGGGCGGAATGAAGGGCAAAAAAATTCCTCTTGGTTGCGAGTGATATACGCAACGACGCGCCATTCATACAATCATTGCCAACCGGGCTGACGCCCGTCATCGCAGCCTTTATCCTTGTGCCCCCCGCCGTACCGAGTTCTGGAGTTTCCTCATGCCCCATGAAGGCAACCTGTTGCAAGCCGCTGTCGTGTTTCTGTTCGCGGCGGTGCTCACCGTTCCTTTGGCCAAGCGCCTGCAACTGGGGGCGGTGCTGGGCTATCTGTTTGCCGGCGTGATTATCGGGCCGTCGGTACTGGGCCTGATCGGCAACCCGCAGAGCGTCAGTCATATTTCCGAACTCGGCGTGGTGTTGCTGCTGTTCATCATTGGTCTTGAGCTGTCGCCACGGCGCTTGTGGGTGATGCGCAAGTCGGTGTTTGGCGTCGGCCTGGCGCAGGTGCTGCTGACCGGCTCGGTGATTGGCGTGGTGGCGCTGTTCGTGTTTGGCCAGCCGCTGAACAGCGCAATTGTGCTGGGTCTGGGCCTGGCCTTGTCGTCCACTGCGTTTGGCTTGCAAAGCCTGGCTGAGCGCAAAGAACTGACCAGTCCGCATGGGCGCCTGGCCTTTGCAATTCTGTTGTTCCAGGACATCGCCGCGATCCCGCTGATTGCCATGGTGCCGCTACTGGCGGGCGGCGATCACACCACCAGCGCGGCCGAGGATGTGAACCACGGTTTGCGGGTATTGGGCAGCATTGCGGTGGTGGTGATTGGCGGCCGCTATCTGTTGCGACCGGTGTTCCGCGTGGTGGCCAGGACCGGTTTGCCAGAAGTCTCCACTGCCACCGCGTTGCTGGTGGTGATCGGCACGGCGTGGCTGATGGATCTGGTGGGCGTTTCGATGGCGCTGGGCGCGTTCCTCGCCGGTTTACTGCTGGCGGACTCCGAATATCGCCACGAGCTGGAAGCACAGATCGAACCCTTCAAGGGTTTGCTGCTGGGACTGTTTTTCATCAGCGTCGGCATGGGCGCGAACCTGAGTTTGCTGCTCAGCGCGCCGATCACGGTGTTGGGGCTGACGCTGCTGCTGATCGCCATCAAGCTGCCGCTGTTGTTTGTGGTGGGTCGACTGGCCGGTGGCTTGGGCAAGGTCAGTGCGATTCGCCTCGGTATCGTGCTCGCCGCCGGTGGTGAATTCGCGTTCGTGGTGTTCAAGATCGGTCGGGATCAGGGTTTGTTCGAGCCACGCCTGTACGACCTGCTGGTGCTGACGATCACGCTGTCCATGGCCGTGACGCCGCTGTTGCTGCTGATCTGCGCACGAGTGGTCAGCCCGAAGGTGCAGCCGGTGGTGGTGCCGGAGAAATTCCGCGAGATCAACACCGACGAACCCCGCGTAGTGATCGCCGGCATGGGCCGGATGGGGCAGATCGTCGCCCGTATCCTGCGCGCGCAAAACATCAAGTTCGTGGCCCTCGACACCTCGGTGGAAACCATCGAACTGTCGCGCAGCTTCGGCGGCGTGCCGGTGTTCTACGGCGACCCAATGCGCCCGGAAATCCTCAGCGCGGCCAAGGTCGAGCAGGCGGAATACTTCATCATCGCCACCGATGATCCGGACACCAACATCAAGACCGCCGAGGTGGTGCACAGGCTGTATCCACACATCAAGATCATCGCCCGCGCCCGTAACCGCCAGCATGTGCACCGGTTGGTGGACCTGGGGGCCGAGGCGATTCGGGAAACCTATTATTCGAGTCTGGAAATGAGCCGGCGCACGTTGGTAGGACTGGGGCTGACCCAGGCTCAGGCGGATGCGCGGATCAAGCGCTTCAAGCATCACGATGAACAGGTGCTGGAAGCGCAGCATGCGGTGTATGACGATGCGGCGAAGGTGTTGCAGACCGCTCAGGAAGCCCGGGCGGAACTGGCGAAGCTGTTTGAGTCGGATCAGCTGGAAGAAGAATCCAGCAAGATCTGAGGTGAATTTGAGGGCCTCTTCGCGGGCAAGCCTCGCTCTTACAGATTCAATGTCGTGCCAAATATCGTGGCAAACATACATCCTGTAGGAGCGAGGCTTGCCCGCGAAGAACGATTACGCGGTGCGTCTGGATAAATACAAATTTCAAAGGAATCCACAATGGCTGCCGATCAACCTTCTCCCGCCCTCAAGGAAATCTTCAACGCCGAGCGCCTCAAGCACATCGCCACCGAGATGACCGCGGTCTACCCCGAATTCAACGCCAGGGCTTTCCTGAAAATGGCCAACGACGGGCTCGCCGAGTTGTCGATCATGCAGCGCATGGCCCGTGTCAGCGAGTGCCTGCACGCTGTCCTGCCGTTGAGTTATGAAGCGTCGCTCGAGTTACTTCGCGCCCTCGCCCCGCGCCTGAACAGCGGCTTCGTCAGCATCTCGCTGCCCCATTACGTCGCGACCTATGGCGGCCACGCGTTCGAACAGTCCATGGACGCACTCAAATACTTCACGGCTTTCGGCTCCGCTGAATTCGCGATCCGT
This genomic window contains:
- a CDS encoding monovalent cation:proton antiporter-2 (CPA2) family protein; translated protein: MPHEGNLLQAAVVFLFAAVLTVPLAKRLQLGAVLGYLFAGVIIGPSVLGLIGNPQSVSHISELGVVLLLFIIGLELSPRRLWVMRKSVFGVGLAQVLLTGSVIGVVALFVFGQPLNSAIVLGLGLALSSTAFGLQSLAERKELTSPHGRLAFAILLFQDIAAIPLIAMVPLLAGGDHTTSAAEDVNHGLRVLGSIAVVVIGGRYLLRPVFRVVARTGLPEVSTATALLVVIGTAWLMDLVGVSMALGAFLAGLLLADSEYRHELEAQIEPFKGLLLGLFFISVGMGANLSLLLSAPITVLGLTLLLIAIKLPLLFVVGRLAGGLGKVSAIRLGIVLAAGGEFAFVVFKIGRDQGLFEPRLYDLLVLTITLSMAVTPLLLLICARVVSPKVQPVVVPEKFREINTDEPRVVIAGMGRMGQIVARILRAQNIKFVALDTSVETIELSRSFGGVPVFYGDPMRPEILSAAKVEQAEYFIIATDDPDTNIKTAEVVHRLYPHIKIIARARNRQHVHRLVDLGAEAIRETYYSSLEMSRRTLVGLGLTQAQADARIKRFKHHDEQVLEAQHAVYDDAAKVLQTAQEARAELAKLFESDQLEEESSKI